A genomic segment from Klebsiella africana encodes:
- the sirB2 gene encoding invasion regulator SirB2, with protein sequence MNLFTAVLYLHIASVAVSVGLFVLRYWWMYHQSPLLNQRWVRIAPHCSDTLLFLSGAGLMAITHYLPFTEDGAWLTEKLFGVIIYIALGFIALGRRRPRSQQSRFIAFLLALVVLFIIIQLAITRIPILG encoded by the coding sequence ATGAACTTATTCACGGCTGTCCTTTATTTGCACATCGCCAGCGTGGCGGTGTCGGTAGGATTGTTCGTTTTACGTTACTGGTGGATGTATCACCAGAGCCCACTGCTGAACCAGCGGTGGGTCCGCATTGCGCCGCACTGCAGCGATACGCTGCTGTTTCTCAGCGGTGCGGGTTTAATGGCGATAACGCACTACCTGCCGTTCACCGAAGACGGCGCATGGCTGACTGAAAAGCTGTTTGGCGTTATCATTTACATCGCATTAGGTTTTATCGCGTTGGGCCGTCGTCGTCCGCGCAGCCAGCAGAGCCGCTTTATCGCGTTCCTGCTGGCGCTGGTGGTGTTGTTTATCATCATTCAACTCGCCATCACAAGAATACCGATACTGGGGTAG
- the sirB1 gene encoding invasion regulator SirB1 has product MGSLADFEFNKAPLCDGMVLISEQVRDDFPSRFVEEELQRLLRLAQEEIAPSWDQERQIERLLALFYDEWGFGASQGVYRLSDALWLDKVLVNRQGSAVSLGAILLWIAQRLGLPVVPVIFPTQMLLRADPETSEEMWLINPFNGETLDEHTLEVWLKGNIGPVAELFNEDLDEADNAEVIRKLLDTLKSALMEERQMELALRASEALLQFNPEDPYEIRDRGLIYAQLDCDHVALLDLSYFVEQCPEDPISEMIRAQINTISHKQITLH; this is encoded by the coding sequence ATGGGGTCATTAGCGGATTTCGAATTTAATAAAGCGCCATTGTGTGATGGCATGGTCCTCATTTCTGAACAGGTCCGCGACGATTTTCCGTCGCGTTTTGTCGAGGAAGAGCTGCAGCGACTGCTGCGCCTCGCGCAGGAGGAAATTGCGCCGTCGTGGGACCAGGAGCGCCAGATAGAACGCCTGCTGGCACTGTTTTACGACGAGTGGGGCTTTGGCGCCTCGCAGGGCGTATATCGTCTTTCCGACGCGCTATGGCTGGATAAAGTGCTGGTTAACCGCCAGGGGAGCGCGGTGTCGTTAGGCGCGATCCTGCTGTGGATCGCCCAGCGCCTGGGGCTGCCGGTGGTGCCGGTGATCTTCCCGACCCAGATGCTGCTGCGCGCGGACCCGGAAACCAGCGAAGAGATGTGGCTGATTAATCCGTTTAACGGTGAAACCCTCGACGAGCATACCCTGGAGGTATGGCTGAAGGGCAATATTGGGCCGGTGGCGGAACTGTTTAATGAAGATCTCGACGAAGCGGATAACGCCGAGGTGATCCGCAAGCTGCTGGACACCCTGAAGTCGGCGCTGATGGAAGAGCGGCAGATGGAGCTGGCCCTGCGCGCCAGCGAAGCGCTGCTGCAGTTTAATCCGGAAGATCCGTATGAGATCCGCGACCGCGGGCTGATATACGCCCAGCTGGACTGCGATCACGTGGCGCTGTTGGATCTAAGCTATTTCGTTGAACAGTGCCCGGAGGATCCGATCAGCGAGATGATCCGCGCACAGATCAACACGATTTCGCATAAACAAATTACATTGCATTAG
- the kdsA gene encoding 3-deoxy-8-phosphooctulonate synthase yields MKQKVVSIGDINVANDLPFVLFGGMNVLESRDLAMRICEHYVTVTQKLGIPYVFKASFDKANRSSIHSYRGPGLEEGMKIFQELKQTFGVKIITDVHEASQAQPVADVVDVIQLPAFLARQTDLVEAMAKTGAVINVKKPQFVSPGQMGNIVDKFIEGGNDKVILCDRGANFGYDNLVVDMLGFGVMKKASNNSPVIFDVTHALQCRDPFGAASGGRRAQVSELARAGMAVGIAGLFIEAHPDPDHAKCDGPSALPLDKLEPFLKQMKAIDDLVKSFDELDTSK; encoded by the coding sequence ATGAAACAAAAAGTGGTTAGCATTGGTGATATCAACGTAGCAAACGACCTGCCGTTCGTGCTGTTCGGCGGGATGAACGTGCTGGAGTCGCGCGATCTGGCGATGCGCATCTGTGAACATTACGTCACCGTTACGCAGAAGCTTGGTATTCCCTACGTCTTCAAAGCCTCCTTTGATAAAGCCAACCGTTCCTCCATCCACTCCTATCGTGGGCCGGGTCTGGAAGAAGGGATGAAGATTTTCCAGGAGCTGAAGCAGACCTTTGGCGTGAAAATCATCACCGATGTTCATGAAGCCAGCCAGGCGCAACCGGTGGCTGACGTGGTGGACGTGATTCAGCTTCCGGCTTTCCTCGCGCGCCAAACTGACCTGGTGGAAGCGATGGCGAAGACCGGGGCGGTAATCAACGTCAAGAAACCGCAGTTCGTCAGCCCGGGTCAGATGGGCAATATCGTTGATAAGTTCATCGAAGGGGGTAACGATAAAGTCATCCTCTGCGACCGCGGCGCGAACTTCGGTTACGACAACCTGGTCGTGGATATGCTCGGCTTCGGCGTGATGAAGAAAGCTTCCAACAACTCGCCGGTCATTTTCGACGTCACCCACGCGCTGCAGTGCCGCGACCCGTTTGGCGCAGCCTCCGGCGGTCGTCGTGCGCAGGTGAGCGAACTGGCCCGCGCCGGTATGGCGGTAGGTATCGCCGGTCTGTTTATTGAAGCGCATCCGGATCCGGACCACGCGAAATGCGACGGTCCGTCCGCGCTGCCGCTGGATAAACTGGAGCCGTTCCTCAAGCAGATGAAAGCGATTGACGATCTGGTGAAAAGCTTCGACGAGCTGGATACCAGCAAGTAA
- the chaA gene encoding sodium-potassium/proton antiporter ChaA — translation MTHAHEAVKTRHKESSLVFPVLALAVLFFWGSSQSLPVVIAINILALVGILSSAFSVVRHADVLAHRLGEPYGSLILSLSVVILEVSLISALMATGDAAPTLMRDTLYSIIMIVTGGLVGFSLLLGGRKFATQYMNLFGIKQYLIALFPLAIIVLVFPMALPGANFSTGQSLLVAVISAAMYGVFLLIQTKTHQSLFVYEHEDDSDDDDPHHGKPSAHSSGWHTAWLLVHLVAVIAVTKMNANPLETLLTSMNAPVAFTGFLVALLILSPEGLGALKAVLNNQVQRAMNLFFGSVLATISLTVPVVTLIAFLTGNELRFGLGAPEMVVMVASLVLCHISFSTGRTNVLNGAAHLALFAAYLMTIFA, via the coding sequence ATGACCCATGCACATGAGGCGGTAAAAACCCGCCATAAGGAGTCTTCCCTCGTCTTTCCGGTGCTGGCGCTGGCGGTGCTGTTTTTCTGGGGCAGCAGCCAGTCACTGCCAGTGGTTATCGCAATTAATATCCTCGCGCTGGTCGGTATTTTAAGCAGCGCCTTCAGCGTAGTCCGCCACGCCGACGTCCTCGCCCACCGCCTGGGCGAACCCTATGGCTCCCTGATTTTAAGCCTGTCGGTGGTTATCCTTGAGGTCAGTCTGATCTCTGCCTTAATGGCCACCGGCGACGCCGCGCCGACCCTGATGCGTGATACGCTTTACTCCATTATTATGATCGTCACCGGCGGTCTGGTCGGTTTCTCTCTGCTGCTGGGCGGGCGTAAATTCGCCACCCAATATATGAATCTGTTCGGCATTAAGCAGTATCTTATCGCCCTGTTTCCGCTGGCGATTATCGTGCTGGTCTTTCCGATGGCGCTGCCGGGCGCGAACTTCAGCACCGGGCAATCGCTGCTGGTGGCGGTAATTTCGGCGGCCATGTACGGCGTTTTCCTGCTTATTCAGACCAAAACCCATCAGAGCCTGTTTGTTTATGAGCATGAAGACGACAGCGACGATGACGACCCGCACCACGGTAAACCGTCCGCCCATAGCAGCGGGTGGCATACCGCCTGGCTGCTGGTGCACCTGGTGGCAGTGATCGCGGTTACCAAAATGAACGCTAACCCGCTGGAAACGCTGTTGACCAGCATGAATGCCCCGGTGGCCTTTACCGGCTTCCTGGTGGCTCTGCTGATCCTGTCGCCGGAAGGCCTTGGCGCCCTGAAAGCGGTGCTCAACAATCAGGTTCAGCGAGCGATGAATCTGTTTTTCGGCTCTGTGCTGGCCACCATCTCGCTGACGGTCCCGGTGGTCACCCTCATCGCCTTCCTGACCGGCAACGAGCTGCGCTTTGGCCTTGGCGCGCCGGAGATGGTGGTGATGGTCGCCTCGCTGGTACTGTGCCATATCTCCTTCTCCACCGGGCGCACCAATGTGCTGAATGGCGCAGCCCACCTGGCGCTGTTCGCCGCCTACCTGATGACCATTTTCGCCTGA
- the chaB gene encoding putative cation transport regulator ChaB yields the protein MPYRNKQELPDSVQHVLPAHAQEIYKEAFNSAWDQYKDKDERRDDASREETAHKVAWAAVKNSYEKGDDDKWHKKK from the coding sequence ATGCCCTATCGCAATAAACAAGAACTCCCCGACAGCGTTCAGCATGTTCTGCCTGCCCATGCGCAGGAAATTTATAAAGAAGCGTTTAACAGCGCCTGGGATCAATATAAAGATAAAGACGAGCGGCGGGATGACGCCAGCCGCGAAGAGACGGCGCACAAAGTCGCCTGGGCGGCGGTGAAGAACAGCTACGAGAAAGGCGATGACGATAAGTGGCATAAGAAAAAATAA
- a CDS encoding gamma-glutamylcyclotransferase, with amino-acid sequence MLTRDFLMNADCKTAFGAIEESLLWSAEQRAASLAATLACRPDDGSVWIFGYGSLIWNPALNYRESCTGTLPGWHRAFCLRLTAGRGSACQPGRMLALKEGGRTTGVAYRLPDDTLEEELTLLWKREMITGCYLPTWCKLELDDGRTVNALVFIMDPRHPLFEPDTSAQVIAPLIARASGPLGTNAQYLFSLEQALSKLGMHDASLDDLVTSVRALLGESPTPGLA; translated from the coding sequence GTGTTAACTCGTGATTTCTTAATGAATGCGGATTGTAAGACAGCGTTTGGCGCTATTGAGGAATCGCTACTCTGGTCGGCAGAACAACGCGCAGCCTCGCTGGCGGCGACGCTGGCCTGCCGCCCGGATGATGGCTCAGTATGGATCTTTGGCTACGGTTCGCTTATCTGGAACCCGGCGCTCAATTATCGCGAGTCCTGCACCGGCACGCTGCCGGGCTGGCACCGCGCGTTTTGCCTGCGGTTGACCGCCGGGCGCGGGAGCGCCTGCCAGCCGGGACGCATGCTGGCTCTGAAAGAGGGCGGCCGGACTACCGGCGTCGCCTATCGTCTGCCTGACGACACGCTGGAAGAAGAGCTGACTCTGCTGTGGAAACGGGAGATGATCACCGGCTGCTATCTGCCCACCTGGTGCAAGCTGGAGCTGGACGACGGGCGAACGGTAAATGCTCTGGTGTTTATTATGGATCCGCGTCATCCGCTGTTTGAGCCAGATACCAGCGCCCAGGTTATCGCCCCGCTGATCGCCCGGGCCAGCGGGCCGCTCGGCACCAATGCCCAGTATCTGTTTTCGCTTGAGCAGGCGCTGAGCAAGCTGGGGATGCACGACGCCAGTCTTGATGATCTGGTGACCAGCGTCCGTGCGCTGCTGGGCGAGAGCCCAACGCCGGGCCTGGCCTGA
- a CDS encoding DUF1883 domain-containing protein, which produces MAMVKASLTLFGGDTLVVRCSERCHIHLMSAKVPGDSHADILSVQDRDSAYLTVPYSGTWNVLIDSHSQSLEHSISYVPA; this is translated from the coding sequence ATGGCGATGGTTAAAGCAAGTTTAACGTTATTTGGTGGTGACACGCTGGTGGTACGGTGCTCAGAGCGCTGCCATATTCATCTGATGAGCGCGAAGGTACCGGGCGACAGCCATGCGGATATCCTGAGCGTGCAGGATCGGGACAGCGCCTATCTGACGGTGCCCTACAGCGGCACCTGGAACGTGCTTATCGACAGTCACAGCCAGTCGCTGGAGCACTCCATCAGCTACGTTCCGGCCTGA
- a CDS encoding DsrE/DsrF/TusD sulfur relay family protein produces the protein MQRIVIIANGAAYGSESLFNSLRLAIALREQQSNLDLKLFLMSDAVTAGLRGQKPAEGYNVQQMLEILTAQQVPVKLCKTCADGRGVSALPLVDGVEVGTLVELAQWTLAADKVLTF, from the coding sequence ATGCAACGTATTGTGATCATCGCCAACGGCGCCGCCTATGGCAGCGAATCCCTGTTCAACAGTCTGCGCCTGGCCATTGCCCTGCGCGAGCAGCAGTCCAACCTCGATCTCAAGCTGTTTCTGATGTCCGACGCCGTCACCGCCGGGCTGCGCGGGCAGAAGCCGGCGGAAGGATATAATGTGCAGCAGATGCTGGAGATCCTTACCGCCCAGCAGGTTCCCGTGAAGTTGTGTAAAACCTGTGCGGACGGCCGCGGGGTCAGCGCACTGCCGCTGGTTGACGGCGTGGAGGTTGGCACTCTGGTTGAGCTGGCCCAGTGGACGCTGGCGGCAGATAAAGTGCTGACCTTCTGA
- the nasR gene encoding nitrate regulatory protein NasR (NasR is a transcription antiterminator and transcriptional regulator for the nasFEDCBA operon), with product MNNTTGHAHDATAWLQLARRLQKQQLQQLSQLGELASQLSALVHMLQCERGASNIYLCSGGLLYTAECRAGGALVDERLALFYASLERARAVAGSALCWRIARAVDELAQLPALRAQIGRRQIAAEVATEQFSRVIRHLLNIAPQLNDSIDDPPVAGRMVALYSFMQGKELVGQERALGALGFTRGEFSDSLRQQLVDRIDGQQPCFDSFQALGSPATVQLFRIQCHAGLDIEQLRRIACTRQPAADCGETALRWFGLQTQRLEQLREVEEQLIDDLLDATDALLADDAPGWQAGEEDDSVTPRLDKQLLPLVRQQAYELQQLSSQLASLKDALEERKLIEKAKSLLMTHQGMQEEQAWQTLRKMAMDKNQRMVEIARALLMVKAIWPPTPKE from the coding sequence ATGAATAATACGACTGGTCATGCGCACGATGCGACGGCCTGGCTGCAGCTGGCTCGTCGCCTGCAAAAACAACAGCTTCAGCAGCTTAGCCAACTGGGGGAACTGGCCAGCCAGCTCAGCGCGCTGGTGCATATGCTGCAGTGTGAGCGCGGGGCGTCGAATATCTATCTTTGCTCGGGCGGCTTGCTGTATACAGCGGAGTGTCGGGCGGGAGGGGCGCTGGTTGACGAGCGGCTAGCCCTGTTTTATGCCAGCCTCGAACGGGCGCGAGCGGTAGCTGGCAGCGCGCTGTGCTGGCGTATCGCCAGAGCGGTTGACGAGCTGGCGCAGCTCCCGGCGCTACGCGCGCAGATCGGCCGCCGGCAAATTGCCGCTGAAGTCGCGACGGAGCAGTTCAGCCGCGTCATCCGCCATCTGCTGAACATCGCCCCGCAGCTCAATGACAGCATTGACGATCCGCCGGTGGCTGGTCGGATGGTCGCCCTGTACAGCTTTATGCAGGGAAAAGAGCTGGTGGGCCAGGAGCGCGCGCTGGGAGCATTGGGCTTTACCCGCGGCGAGTTCAGCGACAGCCTGCGCCAGCAGCTGGTGGACCGTATTGACGGTCAGCAGCCCTGCTTCGACAGCTTTCAGGCGCTGGGCAGCCCGGCGACCGTCCAGTTGTTCAGAATCCAGTGCCACGCCGGTCTGGATATTGAACAGCTGCGGCGGATCGCCTGTACCCGCCAGCCGGCTGCCGATTGCGGGGAAACGGCGCTGCGCTGGTTTGGTCTGCAAACCCAACGGCTTGAGCAACTGCGCGAAGTGGAAGAGCAACTGATCGACGATCTGCTGGATGCCACCGACGCGCTGTTAGCAGACGACGCGCCTGGCTGGCAGGCCGGAGAGGAAGACGATAGCGTGACGCCAAGGCTCGATAAACAGCTACTGCCGCTGGTGCGCCAGCAGGCCTATGAGCTGCAGCAGCTCTCCAGCCAGCTGGCCTCGCTGAAAGACGCGCTCGAAGAGCGCAAGCTGATCGAAAAAGCGAAAAGTCTGCTGATGACGCACCAGGGAATGCAGGAGGAGCAGGCCTGGCAGACGCTGCGCAAGATGGCCATGGACAAAAATCAGCGCATGGTTGAGATAGCCCGCGCGCTGCTGATGGTGAAGGCGATTTGGCCGCCAACACCAAAGGAGTAG
- a CDS encoding CmpA/NrtA family ABC transporter substrate-binding protein: MSDKFSISRRRLLQAGAALGGAMLLPGVMQAAWAGGSDKPEQTRVRVGFIPLTDCAPLAIAAAKGFDQKYGITLVASKEASWAAVRDKLVAGELDAAHILYGLLYGLELGIASKPQAMANLMTLNRNGQAITLSSELQEKGVTDLGGLKRLIDRSAPGSYTFAHTFPTGTHAMWLYYWLASAGIDPFNDVRTVVVPPPQMVMNMRIGNMSGFCVGEPWNARAINDRIGFTAATSQDIWPEHPEKVLGTRRDWVERNPNTARALVAALMEAQRWIAASPENTRETARLLARRGWLNTKEQYLTGRMLGEYDNGLGRRWQDAHPMRFWAGGEVSFPWLSDGMWFLTQFRRWGLLKQAPDYLAVASRINRIDVWQAAAQAVGGISALAARMRSSTLMDGTVWNGSDPEGYARHFSIQRKGA; encoded by the coding sequence ATGAGCGACAAATTTTCAATTTCCCGGCGGCGCTTGCTGCAGGCAGGGGCCGCGCTGGGCGGCGCGATGCTGCTGCCGGGCGTGATGCAGGCCGCCTGGGCCGGCGGCTCGGACAAACCGGAGCAAACCCGCGTGCGGGTCGGATTTATTCCGCTGACCGATTGCGCGCCGCTGGCCATCGCCGCGGCGAAGGGGTTTGACCAAAAATATGGCATCACCCTGGTAGCGAGTAAGGAAGCCAGCTGGGCGGCGGTGCGCGACAAGCTGGTGGCCGGCGAGCTCGACGCGGCGCATATTCTCTATGGCCTGCTGTACGGCCTCGAACTGGGGATCGCCAGCAAGCCGCAGGCGATGGCCAATTTGATGACCCTCAACCGCAATGGCCAGGCGATTACCCTCTCCAGCGAGCTGCAGGAGAAAGGGGTGACCGACCTCGGCGGGCTGAAGCGGCTGATCGACCGCAGCGCGCCGGGCAGTTACACCTTCGCCCATACCTTTCCTACCGGCACCCATGCCATGTGGCTTTACTACTGGCTGGCGAGCGCCGGCATCGATCCCTTCAACGATGTGCGCACCGTCGTGGTGCCGCCGCCGCAGATGGTGATGAACATGCGCATCGGCAATATGAGCGGCTTTTGCGTCGGCGAGCCATGGAACGCCCGCGCCATTAACGACCGTATCGGCTTCACCGCGGCCACTTCCCAGGATATCTGGCCCGAGCATCCGGAAAAGGTGCTGGGCACCCGTCGCGACTGGGTGGAACGCAACCCGAACACCGCCCGCGCGCTGGTGGCGGCCCTGATGGAGGCGCAGCGTTGGATCGCCGCCTCGCCGGAGAACACCCGGGAGACGGCCCGCCTGCTCGCCAGACGCGGCTGGCTCAATACCAAGGAGCAATACCTCACCGGCCGGATGCTGGGAGAGTATGACAACGGCCTTGGCCGCCGCTGGCAGGATGCCCATCCGATGCGCTTCTGGGCCGGGGGCGAGGTGAGTTTCCCGTGGCTGTCGGACGGGATGTGGTTCCTCACCCAGTTCCGCCGCTGGGGGTTGCTGAAGCAGGCTCCGGATTACCTCGCGGTGGCGTCGCGCATTAACCGCATCGATGTCTGGCAGGCTGCCGCCCAGGCGGTAGGAGGGATCAGCGCGCTGGCAGCCAGGATGCGCAGCAGCACACTAATGGACGGGACGGTATGGAACGGGTCCGACCCGGAAGGCTACGCCCGCCATTTCTCTATTCAACGTAAGGGGGCATGA
- the ntrB gene encoding nitrate ABC transporter permease, whose product MKQAQRKQPVVSVDNAPGEVIILPPVQVRRTTPAVTRWLRELTQRLLPPLLGLGVLLLAWQLAAMHSKGFPTPLSTLDSALTLFADPFYQDGPNDMGIGWNVLASLQRVAVGFGLAALAGIPLGFLIGRSLFFARMFNPLIALLRPVSPLAWLPIGLLLFQKAEPASSWTIFICSIWPMVINTAEGVRRIPQDYLNVARVLQLSEWTVMRKILFPAVLPAVLTGVRLAIGIAWLVIVAAEMLTGGLGIGFWIWNEWNNLNVENIIIAIVIIGVVGLLLEQGLMLLARRFSWQEK is encoded by the coding sequence ATGAAGCAGGCACAACGTAAGCAACCGGTCGTCAGCGTGGACAACGCGCCTGGCGAAGTGATTATTCTGCCGCCGGTGCAGGTCCGGCGCACCACGCCGGCCGTCACGCGCTGGCTGCGTGAGCTCACCCAGCGCCTGCTGCCCCCGCTGTTGGGGCTGGGAGTGCTGCTGCTGGCCTGGCAGCTGGCGGCGATGCATAGCAAAGGCTTTCCCACGCCGCTGAGCACGCTGGACTCGGCGCTGACCCTGTTTGCCGATCCGTTCTATCAGGACGGGCCCAATGACATGGGCATCGGCTGGAACGTGCTGGCCTCCCTGCAGCGCGTGGCGGTGGGCTTCGGCCTGGCGGCGCTGGCGGGCATTCCGCTGGGGTTTTTGATCGGCCGTTCGCTGTTCTTCGCCCGCATGTTTAATCCGCTAATTGCTCTGCTGCGCCCGGTCAGCCCGCTGGCCTGGCTGCCGATTGGCCTGCTGCTGTTCCAGAAGGCGGAGCCGGCTTCCAGCTGGACCATTTTTATCTGCTCCATCTGGCCGATGGTGATCAACACCGCGGAGGGTGTGCGGCGGATCCCGCAGGACTATCTCAACGTCGCCCGCGTCCTCCAGCTCTCGGAGTGGACGGTGATGCGCAAAATCCTCTTTCCGGCGGTGCTGCCGGCGGTGCTTACCGGCGTGCGCCTCGCCATCGGCATCGCCTGGCTGGTGATCGTGGCGGCGGAAATGCTCACCGGCGGGCTGGGGATCGGCTTCTGGATCTGGAACGAGTGGAACAACCTCAATGTGGAAAACATCATCATCGCCATCGTCATTATCGGTGTCGTCGGCCTGCTGCTGGAGCAGGGCCTGATGCTGCTCGCTCGCCGCTTTAGCTGGCAGGAAAAATAA
- a CDS encoding ABC transporter ATP-binding protein produces the protein MKPLIQVQAVSQRFNTASGEFLALQNVSFDIVEGETISLIGHSGCGKSTLLNLIAGITTPTEGGLLCDNREIAGPGPERAVVFQNHSLLPWLSCFDNVALAVDQVFRRTMSKSERREWIEHNLARVQMGHALHKRPGEISGGMKQRVGIARALAMKPKVLLLDEPFGALDALTRAHLQDTVMHIQQELNTTIVMITHDVDEAVLLSDRVLMMTNGPAATVGEILAVDLPRPRHRVQLADDSRYHHLRQQILHFLYEKQPKAA, from the coding sequence ATGAAACCATTAATTCAGGTGCAGGCCGTCAGCCAACGCTTCAACACCGCCAGCGGCGAGTTCCTGGCGCTGCAGAATGTCTCCTTCGATATCGTCGAAGGGGAGACCATTAGCCTGATCGGCCACTCGGGTTGCGGAAAATCGACCCTGCTGAACCTGATCGCCGGGATCACCACCCCTACCGAGGGCGGACTACTGTGTGATAACCGGGAAATCGCCGGTCCCGGGCCGGAGCGGGCGGTGGTTTTCCAGAACCACTCGCTGCTGCCGTGGCTGAGCTGTTTCGACAATGTGGCGCTGGCGGTGGATCAGGTGTTCCGTCGCACCATGAGCAAGAGTGAGCGCCGGGAGTGGATCGAACACAACCTGGCGCGCGTACAGATGGGTCATGCGCTGCACAAACGTCCCGGGGAGATCTCCGGCGGCATGAAGCAGCGGGTGGGTATCGCCCGGGCGCTGGCGATGAAGCCGAAAGTGTTGCTGCTTGATGAGCCCTTCGGCGCCTTGGATGCGCTGACCCGCGCCCACCTCCAGGACACGGTGATGCATATCCAGCAGGAGCTCAATACCACCATCGTCATGATCACCCACGACGTTGATGAAGCGGTGCTGCTCTCGGATCGGGTGCTGATGATGACCAACGGTCCGGCGGCGACGGTCGGCGAGATCCTCGCGGTCGATCTGCCGCGTCCGCGCCACCGCGTTCAGCTGGCGGACGACAGCCGGTATCACCATCTGCGCCAGCAGATCCTCCATTTCCTGTATGAAAAACAGCCGAAAGCGGCGTAA